From a region of the Agrobacterium larrymoorei genome:
- a CDS encoding helix-turn-helix domain-containing protein, translating into MTISVSKPSTGSKTSAPFAGKILNARNAAGYTVDQLALTCGLTSQEITALETGADSDPMRIKRVATALQIPLPTLM; encoded by the coding sequence ATGACGATATCCGTCTCCAAGCCTTCCACCGGCAGCAAAACAAGCGCTCCGTTCGCAGGCAAAATTCTTAACGCACGCAATGCCGCCGGCTACACGGTCGACCAGCTTGCACTGACCTGCGGACTGACTTCGCAGGAAATCACCGCTCTGGAAACCGGAGCAGACAGCGATCCGATGCGCATCAAGCGCGTTGCCACCGCTTTGCAGATTCCTCTGCCGACTCTGATGTAA
- a CDS encoding aldo/keto reductase translates to MPDHQPVRWGIIGPGTIAKTFAEGVAHSTTGKLVAIATRNPERSGLSEGFPGARIVHGYDALLSDSEIDAVYIATPHTGHAEWAIKAIRAGKHVLVEKPIALSAYDADAIFHEAKKAGVFAGEAYMYRLHPQTAKIVELVKSGTIGEVRIIRSSFGFNMGSFRADHRLFANDSAGGGILDVGGYPVSMARLIAGAVAGQPFLEPSKVAGVAHLGQSGVDEWASAVLKFPNEIIAEVSCSIMANQDNVLRIIGSEGRIEVQDFWFAAGHKGGVGKIEVFKGKEERQTIEVAEDRWLYSFEVDAAGEAIRNGAQEFAYPGMSWADTLGNLRVMDQWRASVGLEYGVETATKRLLNIAGGEVTPGNAVPKRQIPGLSKPASVVALGFEFFPNFASASLTLDTFYEAGGNLFDTAFVYGGGKTEAIFGDWHTSRNVPREEIVLIGKGAHSPLCYPDMIAKQLDQSLNRLKTDYVDVYFMHRDNVDVPVGEFVDAMDAEVKRGRIRGIFGGSNWTRQRMDEAIAYAQKNGKAAPAALSNNFSLAEMLDPIWAGCVAASDEPWKEWAKERQIPNFAWSSQGRGFFTDRAGRDKRDDEEIVRVWYSERNFERRDRAIELAKELGRHPIHIALAYVIAQPFPVIPLIGPRTIAELEDSLSALDITLTPEQLRWLEA, encoded by the coding sequence ATGCCCGACCATCAACCTGTCCGCTGGGGCATCATCGGACCCGGCACAATTGCCAAGACCTTTGCCGAAGGTGTTGCCCATTCCACCACGGGAAAGCTCGTGGCCATCGCGACACGAAACCCGGAACGTTCGGGCCTGAGCGAAGGCTTTCCCGGCGCAAGGATCGTTCACGGTTATGACGCCCTGCTATCAGATTCTGAAATCGATGCGGTCTATATCGCCACGCCGCACACGGGGCACGCGGAATGGGCCATCAAGGCAATCCGCGCTGGCAAACATGTGCTGGTGGAAAAGCCGATTGCGCTTTCAGCTTACGATGCCGATGCGATCTTCCATGAGGCTAAGAAGGCAGGCGTGTTTGCCGGAGAGGCCTATATGTACCGCCTGCATCCGCAGACGGCGAAAATCGTGGAACTGGTCAAGAGCGGAACTATCGGAGAGGTGCGGATCATCCGTTCCAGCTTCGGTTTCAACATGGGCAGCTTCCGCGCAGATCATCGCCTGTTTGCCAATGACAGCGCAGGCGGCGGCATTCTCGATGTCGGCGGCTATCCGGTTTCGATGGCCCGCCTCATTGCCGGGGCAGTTGCAGGCCAGCCATTTCTGGAACCGAGCAAGGTGGCCGGTGTCGCGCATCTCGGCCAATCCGGCGTGGATGAGTGGGCCTCCGCGGTGCTGAAATTCCCCAATGAGATCATCGCGGAAGTCTCCTGCTCCATCATGGCCAATCAGGACAATGTGTTGCGCATCATCGGCTCAGAAGGCCGGATCGAAGTGCAGGATTTCTGGTTTGCCGCAGGCCACAAAGGCGGCGTCGGCAAGATCGAGGTCTTCAAGGGCAAGGAAGAACGGCAGACAATCGAGGTTGCCGAGGATCGCTGGCTCTATTCCTTCGAAGTGGATGCGGCGGGAGAGGCCATTCGCAATGGCGCGCAGGAGTTTGCCTATCCCGGCATGAGCTGGGCAGACACGCTTGGCAATCTGCGGGTCATGGATCAATGGCGTGCCTCAGTCGGTCTCGAATACGGCGTGGAAACCGCCACCAAGCGGCTGCTCAACATTGCGGGCGGCGAGGTAACGCCCGGCAACGCCGTGCCGAAGCGGCAGATCCCCGGCCTTTCCAAGCCGGCCTCCGTGGTTGCGCTCGGTTTCGAGTTCTTCCCGAACTTCGCCTCCGCATCTCTGACGCTCGATACATTCTATGAAGCAGGCGGCAATCTGTTCGATACGGCCTTCGTCTATGGCGGCGGCAAGACGGAGGCAATTTTTGGTGATTGGCACACCAGCCGCAATGTGCCGCGCGAAGAAATCGTATTGATCGGCAAAGGAGCGCATTCTCCGCTCTGCTATCCGGACATGATTGCCAAGCAACTGGATCAGTCGCTTAACCGGCTGAAGACGGATTACGTCGATGTCTACTTCATGCACCGGGACAATGTGGATGTGCCGGTGGGCGAGTTCGTGGATGCCATGGATGCCGAGGTAAAGCGCGGGCGCATTCGCGGCATTTTCGGCGGCTCGAACTGGACGCGTCAGCGCATGGATGAGGCAATCGCCTACGCTCAGAAAAATGGCAAGGCGGCACCTGCTGCCCTATCCAACAATTTCTCGCTGGCCGAGATGCTGGACCCGATCTGGGCCGGATGCGTGGCGGCCTCGGACGAGCCGTGGAAGGAATGGGCCAAGGAACGGCAAATCCCCAACTTCGCCTGGTCCAGCCAGGGCCGCGGTTTCTTCACCGACAGGGCAGGCCGCGACAAGCGCGACGATGAGGAGATCGTTCGCGTCTGGTATTCCGAACGCAATTTCGAGCGTCGTGACCGGGCAATCGAGCTTGCAAAAGAACTTGGCCGCCACCCGATCCACATTGCGCTTGCCTATGTGATCGCCCAACCGTTCCCGGTCATCCCGTTGATCGGCCCTCGCACGATTGCGGAGCTGGAAGACAGCCTTTCCGCACTCGACATTACCTTGACGCCCGAACAGCTGCGCTGGCTTGAGGCGTAG
- a CDS encoding carbohydrate ABC transporter permease, which produces MPLRTRVAYAFLAPYLLIFTTFWLWPIINSFLLSFQNTRVNPWRLAPSMNWGRLIGDPAFYNALYNTLIILVIQVPVMIALATLMAVLLNSPLLKARPLYRFAFFAPVVVGEVAYAAVFRLMFSADFGVINKILINIGLPPISWFDNATAAMALIIIAVTWRWAGYNAIIILAGLQSIPGDVYEAARLDRVSKRQQFFHITLPLLKPIIIFCLVLSVIGTMQLFTEPFLITNRGGPGGGTETLGIFLYRQGFTALNFGYASAIAYTIAALAIFISLFNLWFGREQK; this is translated from the coding sequence ATGCCGCTGAGGACCAGGGTCGCCTATGCGTTTCTTGCGCCCTATCTTTTGATCTTCACCACGTTCTGGCTGTGGCCGATCATCAATTCGTTTCTCCTGTCCTTCCAGAATACGCGCGTCAATCCGTGGCGCCTCGCCCCGTCGATGAATTGGGGCCGTCTGATCGGCGATCCGGCATTTTACAACGCGCTCTACAACACGCTGATCATTCTGGTTATCCAGGTTCCGGTGATGATTGCGCTTGCGACCCTGATGGCGGTTCTTCTCAACTCGCCATTGTTGAAAGCCCGTCCGCTTTACCGCTTTGCTTTCTTCGCACCCGTCGTGGTGGGAGAGGTGGCTTACGCCGCCGTCTTTCGCCTGATGTTCAGCGCGGATTTCGGCGTCATCAATAAGATACTCATCAATATCGGCCTGCCGCCGATCTCGTGGTTCGACAATGCAACAGCAGCCATGGCGCTGATCATCATCGCGGTCACATGGCGTTGGGCGGGCTATAACGCCATCATCATTCTGGCCGGGCTGCAATCCATTCCGGGCGATGTTTATGAGGCGGCGCGGCTGGATCGCGTCAGCAAGCGCCAGCAGTTCTTCCACATCACGCTGCCGCTGCTCAAGCCCATCATCATCTTTTGCCTCGTGCTCTCGGTCATCGGCACCATGCAGCTCTTCACCGAACCCTTCCTCATCACCAACAGGGGCGGGCCGGGCGGAGGCACGGAAACGCTGGGCATCTTCCTGTATCGACAGGGCTTCACCGCGCTCAACTTCGGTTACGCCTCTGCCATCGCCTATACGATCGCGGCGCTCGCAATCTTCATATCGCTGTTCAATCTTTGGTTCGGGAGGGAGCAGAAATGA
- a CDS encoding adenylate/guanylate cyclase domain-containing protein, giving the protein MALTNEMGLSRHEAETAGLWPPHRSDVLSWLVTETSDNRFIDVIFIELCERLRSQGMSLARASLHFLVEHPQWRGARILWRPGQEEAEFSTYAYGSETTAGYLGSPIHDIHLGAAEVRRKLDGPLAAKLDHELYEELRAEGFTDYVAWPLQHTFGKRHVVAFSSDRPGGFSTSEIETLQSLVPAISLVSEIRLKNRMARTLLETYVGPHASQEILDGATRRGSGTTVGAAILICDLRDFTRISDMWPRDDVIELLNGYFDAMSEPIEKHGGEILKFMGDGLLAIFPLSNKNAGSGLIAAIREAQVGLEQLNQSNIQKGHEPLGYGIGVHVGDVMYGNIGSKTRLDFTVIGPAVNIASRLESLTKLVGKPVLLSEDFVSKLCSRDEFESLGAQQLRGLEQPINVYSLRPL; this is encoded by the coding sequence ATGGCTCTGACGAACGAAATGGGTCTCTCCCGACATGAGGCTGAGACCGCTGGCCTCTGGCCGCCCCACCGCAGCGATGTCTTGAGTTGGCTGGTAACCGAAACCAGCGATAACCGCTTCATCGACGTTATCTTTATCGAACTGTGCGAGAGACTGCGAAGCCAGGGCATGTCGCTTGCACGCGCATCACTTCACTTTCTTGTCGAACACCCGCAGTGGCGAGGTGCACGTATTCTCTGGCGACCGGGGCAAGAGGAAGCTGAATTCTCCACCTATGCTTATGGCTCCGAGACAACTGCCGGATATCTGGGCAGCCCGATCCATGACATTCATCTGGGAGCAGCCGAAGTAAGAAGAAAGCTCGACGGGCCACTCGCCGCAAAGCTCGATCATGAACTATACGAAGAGTTGAGAGCCGAAGGCTTCACGGATTACGTTGCATGGCCTCTTCAACACACATTCGGAAAACGTCATGTCGTGGCTTTTTCCAGCGACAGGCCGGGCGGTTTTTCGACCTCCGAGATCGAAACGCTTCAAAGTCTTGTCCCGGCAATCTCTCTGGTATCGGAGATTCGATTGAAAAATCGCATGGCGCGGACGCTTCTGGAAACCTATGTCGGACCTCACGCCAGCCAGGAAATTCTCGATGGCGCCACCCGCCGCGGCAGCGGCACCACGGTTGGCGCTGCAATCCTGATTTGCGATCTGCGCGATTTTACCCGCATTTCCGACATGTGGCCGCGTGACGACGTGATCGAACTGCTGAACGGCTATTTCGACGCCATGTCCGAGCCGATCGAGAAACACGGCGGCGAGATTCTGAAATTCATGGGAGACGGGCTGCTTGCGATCTTTCCGCTCAGTAACAAGAATGCCGGTTCGGGCTTGATCGCCGCCATCCGCGAAGCACAGGTGGGGCTGGAGCAACTGAACCAGAGCAATATCCAGAAGGGTCACGAGCCGCTTGGATATGGCATCGGCGTTCATGTCGGCGATGTCATGTACGGCAATATCGGCTCAAAGACGCGGCTGGATTTCACCGTCATCGGCCCTGCGGTCAACATCGCCTCAAGGCTGGAAAGCCTGACCAAACTCGTGGGCAAACCCGTTCTGCTTTCGGAAGATTTCGTCAGTAAGCTTTGCAGCAGAGATGAGTTCGAGAGCCTTGGGGCCCAGCAACTGCGCGGCCTGGAGCAGCCGATCAACGTCTACTCGCTTCGTCCACTATGA
- a CDS encoding ABC transporter ATP-binding protein — protein sequence MAGLSLKNVVKNYGALEVIHRADLEIKDGEFVVFVGPSGCGKSTLLRMIAGLEDISGGEISIGGNVVNDAEPADRGIAMVFQSYALYPHMTVEDNLSFGLRMNGNPKADTEGRVRRAAEILQINELMKRRPKQLSGGQRQRVAIGRAIVREPQVFLFDEPLSNLDAELRVQMRVEISKLHKQLGTTMIYVTHDQTEAMTLADKIVVLRAGNIEQVGAPLDLYDDPENRFVAGFVGSPKMNFLPGKVMSEGAEGVTVTLDHAPSFSLTLPISARPGQGSSVTLGIRPEHFTDAGNGAADLTVEVDVAEHLGNTSYVYAHLASDLPLIVERPESRHVGKLDRLTVSVPANKAFLFDSDGKRLR from the coding sequence ATGGCGGGACTTTCACTCAAAAACGTCGTCAAAAATTACGGTGCGCTGGAGGTCATCCACCGCGCGGATCTGGAGATCAAGGACGGCGAATTCGTCGTTTTCGTCGGCCCTTCGGGCTGCGGCAAGTCCACGCTTTTAAGAATGATCGCGGGGCTTGAGGACATCTCCGGCGGAGAAATCAGCATCGGCGGCAACGTGGTCAACGATGCGGAGCCCGCTGACCGGGGCATCGCCATGGTGTTTCAGTCCTATGCGCTCTACCCGCATATGACAGTCGAGGACAATCTGTCCTTTGGCCTCAGGATGAATGGAAACCCGAAGGCCGATACGGAAGGCCGGGTGCGGCGCGCTGCGGAAATCCTGCAGATCAACGAGTTGATGAAGCGCAGGCCAAAGCAGCTTTCCGGCGGGCAGAGGCAGCGCGTCGCCATCGGTCGCGCCATCGTGCGTGAGCCGCAAGTCTTCCTGTTCGATGAGCCGCTCTCCAACCTCGATGCGGAATTGCGCGTGCAAATGCGCGTGGAGATTTCCAAGCTGCACAAGCAGCTGGGCACGACGATGATCTATGTAACGCACGATCAGACCGAGGCGATGACGCTGGCGGACAAGATCGTGGTGCTGAGAGCAGGCAATATCGAGCAGGTCGGTGCGCCGCTCGATCTCTATGATGACCCTGAAAACCGCTTCGTCGCCGGGTTCGTCGGCTCTCCCAAGATGAACTTTCTGCCGGGTAAGGTTATGAGCGAGGGCGCGGAAGGCGTCACCGTGACACTCGACCATGCGCCATCCTTTTCACTGACGCTGCCGATCAGCGCCCGTCCGGGCCAAGGCTCAAGCGTCACGCTCGGCATTCGCCCGGAGCATTTCACGGATGCGGGCAATGGTGCAGCCGATCTTACGGTCGAGGTCGATGTGGCCGAGCATCTGGGCAATACGAGCTATGTCTACGCGCATCTGGCAAGTGATCTGCCGCTGATCGTCGAGCGGCCGGAATCTCGGCATGTCGGCAAGCTTGACCGGCTGACGGTTTCTGTTCCGGCGAACAAGGCCTTTCTCTTCGATAGCGATGGCAAACGCCTGCGCTGA
- a CDS encoding helix-turn-helix domain-containing protein, with translation MKLSKSKIAERAFYQPGASSIEGWPTTLQFFYAHPSIMLMPHWHAQVEVNYVMSGSVHYRMGDHTFRMKAGQMCLFWGGQPHQMDESSDDSFYAGAHLPLFHFFRMRLPSAVSAMLMGGATMVTDITGKADEENFARWRRYFKSGDSTKAENAVEELMLRVERMFMEPYSVVSSAPSAQSANIQESAATGAVVKMCDYIAANYLEDIDATDIARAANLHPKYAMNVFRKSTGMTLIKYLTLLRLSRAQAMLISGKDNILSIAMESGFGSVSAFNKAFRQIAGMPPSGFRRGSSGFFQ, from the coding sequence GTGAAATTGTCGAAAAGTAAGATCGCCGAAAGAGCTTTCTACCAGCCGGGCGCAAGCAGCATCGAAGGCTGGCCGACGACCCTGCAATTCTTTTACGCCCACCCTTCCATCATGCTCATGCCGCACTGGCACGCGCAGGTGGAGGTGAATTACGTCATGTCAGGCAGTGTTCACTATCGTATGGGCGACCATACTTTTCGCATGAAGGCCGGGCAGATGTGCCTCTTCTGGGGTGGCCAGCCGCACCAGATGGACGAGTCTTCCGACGATTCTTTTTACGCCGGTGCGCATCTGCCGCTCTTCCATTTCTTCCGCATGCGTCTTCCCTCCGCCGTCTCGGCCATGCTGATGGGCGGGGCGACCATGGTGACCGACATCACCGGCAAGGCGGATGAGGAAAATTTTGCGCGGTGGCGGCGCTATTTCAAATCAGGCGATTCCACGAAAGCGGAAAACGCCGTGGAAGAACTGATGCTGCGGGTGGAGCGCATGTTCATGGAGCCCTATAGCGTCGTTTCATCAGCGCCATCCGCACAGTCTGCAAACATTCAGGAAAGCGCGGCCACCGGTGCCGTCGTGAAGATGTGTGACTATATCGCGGCGAATTATCTGGAGGATATAGACGCGACCGACATTGCGCGCGCAGCGAATCTGCACCCCAAATATGCGATGAACGTCTTTCGCAAATCGACGGGCATGACGCTCATCAAATATCTGACGCTTCTGCGCCTCTCTCGCGCGCAGGCCATGCTGATAAGCGGAAAAGACAATATTCTAAGCATCGCCATGGAAAGCGGCTTCGGTTCCGTCAGCGCTTTCAACAAGGCTTTCCGACAGATCGCAGGCATGCCGCCTTCCGGCTTCAGGCGCGGCTCAAGCGGCTTTTTTCAATGA
- a CDS encoding carbohydrate ABC transporter permease: MKSKSRSLLWQKIALHAALTPLALIWLFPLWMMFVFSTMPDNGIFSPNIELIPSTHFLENFRNLQADTDFLRAMFISITVAVIYTFLSVMLTSMAGWALARYRFAGRSLVVAIILGTITLPYAVVVIPQFIMVAREFKLANTWVALIVPPLFNSLGVLFMRQSFSMMPGELFDAARVEGVKEWQIFLRIALPLARPTMAALSIILFLASWNNYLWPLLINSRPGMMTAPVALGTLIGLTKVSWGGIMAGAMLLTAPILVVFVLLQRHFIAGISAGAVK, encoded by the coding sequence ATGAAATCGAAATCGAGATCGCTTCTCTGGCAGAAGATCGCGCTGCACGCGGCGCTGACGCCGCTGGCCCTGATCTGGTTGTTTCCGCTCTGGATGATGTTCGTGTTTTCCACCATGCCGGATAACGGCATTTTCAGCCCCAATATCGAGCTCATTCCCTCCACACATTTTCTGGAAAACTTCCGCAATCTTCAGGCGGATACGGATTTCCTGAGGGCAATGTTCATCTCGATTACGGTGGCGGTGATCTACACCTTTCTCTCCGTCATGCTGACCTCTATGGCCGGATGGGCCTTGGCACGCTATCGCTTCGCCGGGCGCTCGCTCGTTGTTGCCATCATTTTAGGGACGATCACGCTGCCTTATGCCGTGGTGGTTATTCCGCAATTCATCATGGTGGCGCGCGAGTTCAAGCTTGCCAACACATGGGTCGCGCTCATCGTGCCGCCGCTGTTCAACTCGCTCGGTGTGCTCTTCATGCGGCAGTCCTTTTCCATGATGCCGGGTGAGCTTTTCGATGCCGCGCGGGTGGAAGGGGTGAAGGAGTGGCAGATATTCCTGCGCATCGCGCTGCCGCTCGCGCGTCCCACCATGGCGGCGCTATCGATCATTCTCTTCCTCGCTTCATGGAACAACTACCTCTGGCCGCTGCTGATCAATTCCCGACCGGGAATGATGACGGCGCCGGTGGCGCTGGGCACGCTGATCGGGCTGACCAAGGTTTCCTGGGGCGGGATCATGGCGGGCGCCATGCTGCTCACCGCGCCCATTCTCGTCGTCTTTGTGCTCTTGCAGCGCCACTTCATCGCCGGCATTTCTGCCGGTGCCGTCAAGTAA
- a CDS encoding TIGR02587 family membrane protein, whose product MAGSASKYSSKQSEFLIGLARGVGGALLFALPMFMTMEMWFLGFYISREKLLLLCVLNLPLLLILAKRVGFEKTSSWREAARDAITAYGLAIVVSVAILALFGIINDQITMSTVVAKVAIQAVPSSIGALLGRSQLGMHSEDEDESEEPETETGYFYELFMMMVGALFLGLNVAPTEEMILIGYKITPYHTLLLVLLSLGLMHGFVYALHFKGSHAEPEDSVWWHTFIRFTVPGYVLALGISAYCLWTFERLTGTSASQMIAAIVILGFPAAIGAASARLVL is encoded by the coding sequence ATGGCAGGAAGCGCAAGCAAATATTCTTCGAAGCAAAGTGAGTTTCTGATTGGGCTTGCGCGTGGCGTCGGGGGTGCCCTTCTCTTTGCGCTGCCCATGTTCATGACGATGGAGATGTGGTTCCTGGGCTTCTACATCTCTCGCGAAAAGCTGCTGCTGCTTTGCGTGCTGAACTTGCCCCTGCTGTTGATTCTGGCCAAGCGCGTCGGTTTCGAAAAGACCTCCTCCTGGAGGGAGGCGGCCCGCGATGCGATTACGGCTTACGGACTGGCCATCGTCGTCAGTGTCGCGATCCTCGCGCTGTTCGGCATCATCAACGACCAGATTACAATGAGCACAGTAGTCGCCAAGGTGGCAATTCAGGCCGTTCCCTCCAGCATCGGCGCGCTGTTGGGCCGCAGCCAGCTGGGAATGCATTCTGAAGATGAGGATGAAAGCGAAGAGCCGGAAACGGAGACAGGCTATTTCTACGAGCTCTTCATGATGATGGTCGGCGCACTGTTTCTGGGTCTAAACGTTGCCCCGACCGAGGAGATGATCCTGATCGGTTACAAGATCACGCCCTATCATACATTGCTGCTCGTTCTCTTGTCCCTCGGCCTCATGCACGGCTTCGTTTATGCGCTTCATTTCAAGGGCAGCCACGCCGAGCCGGAGGATAGCGTCTGGTGGCACACATTCATTCGCTTCACGGTGCCGGGATATGTCCTCGCCTTGGGTATCAGCGCCTATTGCCTTTGGACTTTCGAGCGGCTTACCGGCACGTCCGCGTCGCAGATGATCGCTGCCATCGTCATTCTCGGCTTTCCCGCCGCCATCGGCGCGGCTTCCGCACGCCTCGTCCTATGA
- a CDS encoding ABC transporter substrate-binding protein, whose amino-acid sequence MCFKITGAAVSLALLAAAPASAQSTTVRIWSWDVAASSLRAAAEGFNKRYPDIKIEVQDLGNNQVYDKALASCAAGGEGLPDIVTVENFEAEVFWSRFPDCFADVTALGYTPEKQALFPEFKRTELEVDGAAYAVPWDSGPVAVFYRRDFYEKAGVDPATIKTWDDFIATGKKVMEANPGTVMTQADFNGDSEWFRMMANEQGCGYFSTDGQNITINQPPCVATLEKLKQMKDAGIITAAIWDEKIQANTAGKVASQMYGGWYEGSIRSNSPDLSGKWGVYPMPSLTADGPHAANLGGSSLAISSVSENKEAAWKFIDYALLSNEGQVTMLKSFGLVPSLLSAVNDPFVKEPQKYWGGQAVWADILATLPKIVPSRGTAFQSDAEGIYRATQTKYLAGGYPDAKTALDDAAKQIEAATGLTTAQ is encoded by the coding sequence ATGTGCTTTAAAATCACAGGCGCTGCGGTGTCGCTTGCCCTGCTTGCAGCCGCGCCTGCTTCTGCGCAGTCTACCACAGTTAGAATCTGGAGCTGGGACGTCGCTGCATCGTCGCTGCGCGCTGCTGCCGAAGGCTTCAACAAAAGGTATCCGGATATCAAAATCGAGGTTCAGGACCTCGGGAACAACCAGGTCTACGATAAGGCACTTGCATCCTGTGCTGCTGGTGGAGAAGGGCTGCCGGACATCGTGACAGTCGAAAACTTCGAAGCGGAAGTCTTCTGGAGTCGCTTTCCTGATTGCTTCGCGGATGTAACGGCGTTGGGTTATACGCCTGAAAAACAGGCACTCTTCCCTGAATTCAAGCGCACCGAACTGGAAGTAGATGGCGCTGCCTACGCTGTGCCGTGGGATTCTGGTCCCGTCGCAGTGTTCTACCGTCGCGATTTCTATGAGAAGGCTGGTGTCGATCCGGCGACCATCAAGACATGGGATGATTTCATCGCCACAGGCAAGAAGGTGATGGAGGCAAATCCCGGCACCGTGATGACGCAGGCTGACTTCAACGGCGATAGCGAATGGTTCCGCATGATGGCCAATGAACAGGGCTGCGGTTACTTTTCGACAGATGGCCAGAACATCACCATCAACCAGCCTCCTTGCGTTGCGACCTTGGAAAAGCTGAAGCAAATGAAGGACGCCGGTATCATCACGGCGGCAATCTGGGATGAGAAGATTCAGGCCAACACGGCAGGCAAGGTTGCCAGCCAGATGTATGGCGGCTGGTATGAAGGCTCCATCCGTTCCAATTCGCCCGATCTTTCCGGCAAATGGGGCGTCTATCCAATGCCGAGCCTGACGGCGGATGGCCCGCACGCGGCAAATCTCGGCGGTTCTTCGCTCGCCATCAGTTCCGTTTCCGAAAACAAGGAAGCCGCCTGGAAATTCATCGATTACGCTTTGCTGTCGAATGAGGGGCAGGTGACGATGCTGAAATCCTTCGGTCTCGTTCCGTCACTTCTTTCGGCGGTCAATGATCCTTTCGTGAAAGAGCCTCAGAAATATTGGGGCGGTCAGGCGGTTTGGGCTGATATTCTGGCAACGCTGCCTAAAATCGTCCCCAGCCGAGGCACGGCGTTCCAATCGGACGCGGAAGGCATCTATCGCGCAACGCAGACCAAATATCTGGCAGGTGGCTATCCCGATGCCAAGACGGCACTCGATGATGCTGCAAAGCAGATTGAAGCGGCAACGGGTCTGACGACCGCACAATAA
- a CDS encoding TIGR02588 family protein encodes MTKSSPDGHIETSSPHWIESVTGILSVLLVSGLLGWIAWDIYRYEDDVADFELLVISVQRSSNSFRVNFDIHNTTQSTAAKVHVVGKLQSTSGEAETADVTFDYVASESHDNGTLFFTRDPAQGNLTLNVVGFTEP; translated from the coding sequence ATGACCAAATCCTCCCCAGACGGCCACATCGAAACATCATCGCCCCACTGGATCGAGTCGGTCACGGGCATCCTGTCCGTATTGCTCGTCTCAGGCCTTCTTGGCTGGATCGCATGGGATATCTACCGCTATGAGGATGATGTCGCCGACTTCGAGCTCTTAGTAATCTCCGTACAGCGCTCCTCAAACAGCTTCCGTGTGAACTTCGATATTCACAACACGACCCAATCGACCGCGGCAAAGGTGCATGTCGTCGGTAAATTGCAGTCAACGAGCGGCGAAGCCGAGACCGCCGATGTCACCTTCGATTATGTGGCATCGGAATCGCACGATAATGGCACGCTGTTTTTCACCCGCGACCCGGCGCAAGGAAATCTCACACTGAATGTCGTCGGCTTCACGGAGCCTTGA